The proteins below are encoded in one region of Cololabis saira isolate AMF1-May2022 chromosome 13, fColSai1.1, whole genome shotgun sequence:
- the LOC133457893 gene encoding interferon-induced protein 44-like isoform X2 encodes MEGKSPIKPSVGGFSFSAITPPPSLFHPSAGQHTFQLPASSTPSPKPEAQWRNVEWTQERKENLMKTVSSYRPRCEEAPQARVLLLGPVGSGKSSFISSVQSVFNGRVANRAMVGSFSTSFTKKSFSIHAQRGEDTSGLVLCDAAGLGDGGRTGLTLHDILSVIKGHVPEGHKFSPEQPVRSQTVGYVKLPNLKDKIHCVAFVVDASKITMYPQSLGTTFKKLREHISDLGVHQVALLTHIDQICPQTTKDLTQVYKRQSIRNAMSEAGALLGMSTSYIVPVKNYSSELDLDLNTDVLLLSAVDHILQYADLFFQDHKPRNPGPKFTL; translated from the exons ATGGAGGGAAAAAGTCCAATAAAACCCAG TGTTGGAGGATTTTCATTTAGTGCAATTAcgcctcctccttctctcttccATCCGTCAGCAGGCCAGCATACTTTCCAACTCCCAG CGTCTTCAACACCTTCTCCAAAGCCTGAAGCTCAGTGGAGAAATGTGGAGTGGACACAAGA GCGAAAGGAGAACCTGATGAAGACGGTGAGCTCCTACAGACCCAGATGTGAGGAGGCGCCTCAGGCCCGGGTTCTCCTCCTGGGCCCGGTCGGCTCTGGGAAGTCCAGCTTCATCAGTTCGGTCCAGTCGGTGTTCAATGGAAGAGTCGCCAACCGCGCCATGGTGGGGTCCTTCTCCACCAGCTTCACCAAAAAG TCGTTCAGCATCCACGCTCAGAGAGGAGAGGACACCAGTGGGCTGGTGCTGTGCGATGCTGCCGGTCTCGGTGATGGAGGGAGGACCGGCCTGACCCTTCACGACATCCTGTCAGTCATTAAAGGACACGTACCTGAGGGACACAAG TTTAGCCCGGAGCAGCCGGTGAGGTCACAAACCGTGGGCTACGTGAAGCTGCCAAACCTGAAGGACAAGATCCATTGTGTGGCCTTTGTGGTGGACGCCTCCAAAATCACAATGTACCCCCAAAGCCTGGGCACCACCTTTAAGAAGCTCCGAGAGCACATCAGTGATCTGG GTGTTCATCAGGTGGCTCTGCTGACCCACATTGACCAGATCTGTCCACAAACGACCAAAGACCTCACTCAGGTTTACAAGAGGCAGAGCATCCGCAACGCG atgaGTGAAGCTGGAGCTCTGTTGGGCATGTCCACCTCCTACATCGTTCCGGTGAAGAACTACTCCtcagaactggacctggacctgaacacaGACGTGCTGCTGCTTAGTGCCGTCGACCACATCCTGCAGTACGCAGACTTATTTTTCCAGGACCACAAACCACGAAACCCAGGGCCAAAGTTCActttataa
- the LOC133457893 gene encoding interferon-induced protein 44-like isoform X1, producing MEGKSPIKPSVGGFSFSAITPPPSLFHPSAGQHTFQLPASSTPSPKPEAQWRNVEWTQERKENLMKTVSSYRPRCEEAPQARVLLLGPVGSGKSSFISSVQSVFNGRVANRAMVGSFSTSFTKKLQSFSIHAQRGEDTSGLVLCDAAGLGDGGRTGLTLHDILSVIKGHVPEGHKFSPEQPVRSQTVGYVKLPNLKDKIHCVAFVVDASKITMYPQSLGTTFKKLREHISDLGVHQVALLTHIDQICPQTTKDLTQVYKRQSIRNAMSEAGALLGMSTSYIVPVKNYSSELDLDLNTDVLLLSAVDHILQYADLFFQDHKPRNPGPKFTL from the exons ATGGAGGGAAAAAGTCCAATAAAACCCAG TGTTGGAGGATTTTCATTTAGTGCAATTAcgcctcctccttctctcttccATCCGTCAGCAGGCCAGCATACTTTCCAACTCCCAG CGTCTTCAACACCTTCTCCAAAGCCTGAAGCTCAGTGGAGAAATGTGGAGTGGACACAAGA GCGAAAGGAGAACCTGATGAAGACGGTGAGCTCCTACAGACCCAGATGTGAGGAGGCGCCTCAGGCCCGGGTTCTCCTCCTGGGCCCGGTCGGCTCTGGGAAGTCCAGCTTCATCAGTTCGGTCCAGTCGGTGTTCAATGGAAGAGTCGCCAACCGCGCCATGGTGGGGTCCTTCTCCACCAGCTTCACCAAAAAG CTACAGTCGTTCAGCATCCACGCTCAGAGAGGAGAGGACACCAGTGGGCTGGTGCTGTGCGATGCTGCCGGTCTCGGTGATGGAGGGAGGACCGGCCTGACCCTTCACGACATCCTGTCAGTCATTAAAGGACACGTACCTGAGGGACACAAG TTTAGCCCGGAGCAGCCGGTGAGGTCACAAACCGTGGGCTACGTGAAGCTGCCAAACCTGAAGGACAAGATCCATTGTGTGGCCTTTGTGGTGGACGCCTCCAAAATCACAATGTACCCCCAAAGCCTGGGCACCACCTTTAAGAAGCTCCGAGAGCACATCAGTGATCTGG GTGTTCATCAGGTGGCTCTGCTGACCCACATTGACCAGATCTGTCCACAAACGACCAAAGACCTCACTCAGGTTTACAAGAGGCAGAGCATCCGCAACGCG atgaGTGAAGCTGGAGCTCTGTTGGGCATGTCCACCTCCTACATCGTTCCGGTGAAGAACTACTCCtcagaactggacctggacctgaacacaGACGTGCTGCTGCTTAGTGCCGTCGACCACATCCTGCAGTACGCAGACTTATTTTTCCAGGACCACAAACCACGAAACCCAGGGCCAAAGTTCActttataa